In one Shewanella loihica PV-4 genomic region, the following are encoded:
- the leuB gene encoding 3-isopropylmalate dehydrogenase, which translates to MSYQVAVLAGDGIGPEVMAEARKVLKAVEERFSLDIEYSEYDVGGAAIDHHGCPLPESTLKGCEEADAILFGSVGGPKWEHLPPNDQPERGALLPLRGHFELFCNMRPAKLHVGLEHMSPLRSDISAQGFDVLCVRELTGGIYFGKPKGRQGEGEQEEAFDTMRYSRREVRRIAKIAFEAARGRRKKVTSVDKANVLACSVLWREVVEEVAKEFPDVALEHIYIDNATMQLLRRPFDFDVMLCSNLFGDIISDEIAMLTGSMGLLSSVSLNSDGFGLYEPAGGSAPDIAGQGIANPIAQILSAALLLRHSLKEEAAAKAIEDAVAKALSDGYLTGELLPADQRDKAKSTREMGDYIAQAVREAN; encoded by the coding sequence ATGAGTTATCAAGTCGCGGTATTGGCCGGTGATGGGATCGGCCCCGAGGTTATGGCCGAAGCACGCAAGGTGCTAAAGGCGGTGGAAGAGCGTTTCTCGTTGGATATCGAGTATAGCGAATATGATGTGGGCGGCGCGGCCATCGACCATCATGGTTGTCCGCTACCCGAGTCGACCCTGAAGGGCTGCGAGGAGGCCGACGCTATCCTATTCGGCTCGGTAGGTGGCCCTAAGTGGGAACATCTGCCTCCAAATGATCAGCCAGAGCGTGGCGCCTTATTACCGCTGCGGGGGCACTTCGAGCTGTTTTGTAACATGCGTCCGGCCAAGCTACATGTTGGCCTGGAGCATATGTCGCCGCTGCGTAGCGACATCTCGGCCCAGGGCTTCGACGTGCTTTGCGTGCGCGAGCTGACCGGTGGCATCTACTTCGGTAAGCCCAAAGGGCGCCAGGGTGAGGGCGAGCAGGAAGAGGCTTTTGACACCATGCGCTATAGCCGCCGCGAGGTGCGCCGCATCGCCAAGATCGCCTTTGAGGCTGCTCGAGGTCGTCGCAAGAAGGTAACCTCTGTGGATAAGGCCAACGTACTGGCCTGCTCTGTGTTGTGGCGTGAAGTGGTTGAAGAGGTGGCCAAGGAGTTCCCGGATGTGGCGCTCGAGCATATCTATATCGATAACGCCACCATGCAGCTGCTGCGTCGCCCCTTCGATTTCGATGTGATGCTCTGCTCAAACCTGTTTGGCGACATCATCTCAGATGAGATCGCCATGCTGACCGGCTCCATGGGCTTGCTTTCATCGGTGAGTCTCAACAGCGATGGCTTCGGTCTGTATGAACCTGCCGGTGGCAGCGCGCCGGATATCGCCGGCCAAGGCATCGCCAACCCGATAGCGCAGATCCTGTCTGCGGCGCTGCTGCTGCGTCATAGCCTCAAGGAAGAAGCGGCGGCCAAGGCGATTGAAGATGCGGTCGCCAAAGCATTGAGCGATGGCTATTTAACTGGAGAACTCTTGCCCGCGGATCAGCGTGACAAGGCAAAATCAACCCGCGAGATGGGCGACTATATTGCCCAAGCAGTCAGAGAGGCAAACTAA